Proteins found in one Brevibacillus brevis genomic segment:
- a CDS encoding metallophosphoesterase family protein has product MTLSQNNHSIAVISDIHSNAYALEAVLHDIDSRGIQTIVNLGDTLFGPLDPIKTAELLMERSSITHIMGNCDRYLLEEQMESITFEYVKPLLTQEMLSWIGAFEKQWTLDDLLFCHGTPFADDVYLLESVAPYGIEDKSANSLMIELTGIQQQVIFCGHSHVPKSVWLPDGKLVVNPGSVGLPAYFEEAPYPHSMESKTPHAKYVTVKKQGGSWLVEHVLVPYDFEQAARKAEENGRRDYAYAIRTGRAEL; this is encoded by the coding sequence ATGACCTTGAGCCAAAACAACCATTCCATCGCGGTGATCTCCGACATACACAGCAACGCTTATGCATTGGAGGCCGTGCTGCACGACATTGATTCCCGCGGTATTCAAACCATCGTGAACCTGGGCGATACGTTGTTTGGACCGCTTGATCCGATCAAAACGGCAGAGCTCTTAATGGAGCGATCTTCTATTACCCACATCATGGGTAATTGTGACAGATATTTACTGGAAGAGCAAATGGAGTCCATCACGTTCGAATACGTGAAGCCACTGCTGACACAAGAAATGCTTAGTTGGATCGGGGCATTCGAAAAGCAGTGGACGTTGGATGATCTCTTGTTTTGCCACGGCACACCTTTTGCCGATGATGTGTACTTATTGGAGAGTGTCGCTCCATATGGAATCGAAGACAAAAGCGCAAATTCCTTAATGATCGAGCTTACTGGCATTCAGCAACAGGTCATTTTTTGCGGACACTCACATGTGCCCAAATCCGTATGGCTGCCAGATGGCAAGCTCGTGGTAAATCCGGGGAGCGTAGGGCTGCCAGCGTATTTTGAGGAAGCGCCGTACCCGCATTCAATGGAATCGAAGACACCCCATGCCAAGTACGTCACGGTAAAAAAACAAGGCGGCTCGTGGTTGGTTGAGCATGTATTGGTTCCGTATGATTTCGAGCAGGCAGCCAGAAAAGCAGAGGAAAACGGACGCAGAGACTACGCCTATGCGATCCGAACGGGAAGAGCAGAGCTGTAG
- a CDS encoding DHA2 family efflux MFS transporter permease subunit, translating into MQQLTEKKKVTIMIAIITAMFFAAINQTIIGVAMPRIISKLGGMDYYSWAITIYLLTSTVASVLVGKLSDIYGRKPFILTGIALFSIGALLSGFSTDIFQLITYRGIQGAGAGIIMSTAFTAMGDLYEPRERAKWGGIMSAVFGVSSVLGPLMGGYIVDHLDWHWVFWIFLPIGVIAFLLIMIHFPRVPKQEGESVDYFGSLFLTLTIVPMLLAFSWAGNGPGKHAWGSWQIIGLFAATIIALIVFIMIERKVKTPVLPLGLFKNSIFTVSNLVGFFLNAGMMGAIIYVPFFVQGVKGISPTMAGYVAMPMSIAMLATSAIAGQIMTKTGKYKKMALGGLLVMTLGMVLMYFMSPTTPIYLLVIYMIILGLGIGIAMPVFSLTVQNAVAPQQLGVATATSQLFRNLGGTIGIAVMGTVMSASMSAKMTQLSGAMGQVNNPAAADPALAEKLSLFTNPQNLLDQPKIEATLASLPPDLQPLFTHMLDMIREAMSYGITTTFLTGAIVAGIAVIIALFLKEIPLRSGKMGQKPEGEAGKA; encoded by the coding sequence TTGCAACAGCTGACAGAGAAAAAGAAAGTGACGATTATGATCGCGATTATTACAGCCATGTTTTTTGCCGCGATCAACCAGACCATTATTGGTGTTGCCATGCCGCGTATTATCTCGAAGCTCGGTGGCATGGATTACTATTCGTGGGCGATTACGATTTATTTGCTGACCTCAACCGTCGCTTCTGTGCTGGTTGGGAAGCTCTCCGATATATACGGAAGAAAACCGTTTATTTTGACGGGTATCGCGTTGTTTAGTATCGGAGCCTTGTTGTCCGGGTTTTCTACCGATATTTTTCAACTGATTACGTATCGTGGCATTCAAGGGGCGGGTGCAGGGATCATCATGTCCACTGCTTTTACCGCCATGGGTGATTTGTACGAACCCCGCGAGCGTGCCAAATGGGGCGGAATCATGAGTGCCGTCTTCGGTGTATCCAGTGTGCTTGGTCCTCTGATGGGCGGCTATATCGTCGACCATCTCGACTGGCACTGGGTGTTCTGGATCTTCTTGCCGATTGGCGTGATTGCCTTTCTGTTGATCATGATTCATTTCCCAAGAGTACCGAAGCAAGAAGGAGAGTCTGTCGACTACTTCGGCTCGCTGTTCTTGACGCTCACCATCGTACCGATGCTGCTCGCCTTCTCATGGGCAGGTAATGGACCGGGCAAACACGCCTGGGGCTCGTGGCAAATTATTGGTTTGTTTGCCGCCACAATCATTGCGTTGATCGTGTTTATTATGATTGAGAGGAAAGTAAAGACTCCTGTTCTTCCGCTGGGCTTGTTCAAAAACAGTATTTTTACTGTCTCCAATCTAGTCGGATTCTTCCTCAACGCGGGGATGATGGGCGCTATCATTTATGTGCCATTCTTTGTCCAAGGGGTCAAAGGCATCTCGCCGACGATGGCTGGTTATGTGGCGATGCCGATGTCGATTGCCATGCTCGCGACCTCTGCAATCGCCGGACAAATCATGACCAAGACGGGAAAATATAAAAAGATGGCGCTGGGTGGACTTCTCGTCATGACCTTGGGCATGGTGCTGATGTATTTCATGTCGCCAACCACACCGATTTACTTGCTCGTGATCTACATGATCATTCTCGGTTTGGGGATCGGGATTGCGATGCCAGTCTTCTCTTTGACGGTGCAAAATGCAGTCGCACCGCAGCAATTGGGTGTCGCCACAGCAACGTCGCAGCTTTTCCGTAACCTCGGTGGGACCATTGGAATTGCTGTCATGGGAACCGTCATGAGTGCCAGCATGTCTGCGAAAATGACGCAACTGTCGGGAGCCATGGGTCAGGTGAACAATCCCGCAGCAGCTGATCCTGCCCTGGCAGAGAAGCTGTCGCTCTTTACGAATCCGCAAAATTTGTTGGATCAGCCGAAAATTGAAGCCACGCTGGCTAGTCTGCCACCGGATTTGCAGCCGCTGTTTACTCACATGCTGGATATGATCCGGGAAGCGATGAGCTATGGAATTACGACTACGTTTTTGACTGGGGCGATTGTAGCAGGAATCGCGGTCATCATCGCGCTGTTCCTGAAGGAAATTCCACTGCGTAGTGGGAAGATGGGACAGAAGCCGGAGGGCGAAGCAGGAAAGGCTTAA
- a CDS encoding amidohydrolase, which translates to MFGKKLTSALLATALMSPMSAFAAQETKQPADVVLTNGAVYTVDTKNSWAEAVAIRGDKIVFVGADEYAKAHIGKDTKVIDLKGQMVLPGFIDSHTHASKTTGLIYSIDLFNGGSVEEYVATIEKFVKEHPNEPALQGRGWSNPVVPGIGPRKEVLDKIVPTTPIALTSDDGHSLWVNSAALKLAGIKKDTPNPEGGIIERDPKTGEPSGTLRESAMNLVLSKIGGYTVQQYKSGIEAYQEKAIERGVTTVRDPDMLRYPNVLEAYEELAKEDKLTIRFRNALTANPEKGPEQIAEFVKIRERNQNQNPLFQVNAVKIFLDGVVEGATAYLEKPYVHKETNGELIWKPEVYNQTAAAVDKAGFQLHIHSIGDASTRIALDGMELAEKQNGKHDARHSLVHLQLVNESDIERFKKLGAVGIVQPFWFMQEEGYYDEIEVPYLGHERAEKEYPMKSFLKKGVHVASSSDYIVTPEFNPLHGIQQGITRVEEGVTDPSKIANPDERATLAEMIASFTIDGAYANHVDDITGSIEVGKKADLIVLDKNLFKIPATQIKDAKVVLTLVEGKEVYRQKEAK; encoded by the coding sequence GTGTTTGGAAAAAAATTAACCAGCGCCTTGCTCGCCACAGCGCTGATGAGCCCGATGTCGGCTTTTGCCGCCCAAGAGACAAAACAGCCAGCAGATGTCGTGTTAACGAACGGCGCGGTTTACACAGTGGACACTAAGAACAGCTGGGCGGAGGCCGTGGCTATTCGCGGTGATAAAATTGTCTTTGTCGGCGCAGATGAATATGCGAAAGCACACATTGGCAAGGATACGAAAGTAATCGATCTGAAAGGCCAAATGGTATTGCCGGGCTTTATTGACAGTCATACGCATGCAAGCAAAACGACGGGACTCATTTACTCCATTGATTTATTTAACGGAGGCTCTGTCGAGGAATACGTTGCGACCATCGAGAAATTCGTCAAAGAGCATCCAAATGAACCAGCATTGCAAGGACGCGGCTGGAGCAATCCGGTAGTGCCTGGTATTGGTCCGCGCAAGGAAGTTTTGGATAAAATCGTGCCAACGACTCCAATCGCGTTGACCTCCGATGATGGACATTCTTTGTGGGTGAACTCGGCAGCATTGAAGCTGGCCGGAATCAAGAAGGACACACCAAACCCTGAGGGTGGCATTATCGAGCGCGATCCGAAAACAGGTGAACCATCTGGAACGTTGCGTGAAAGCGCAATGAATCTGGTGCTGTCAAAAATCGGCGGATACACCGTCCAGCAATACAAGTCCGGGATTGAAGCCTACCAGGAAAAAGCAATTGAACGCGGTGTAACGACAGTGCGCGACCCGGATATGCTACGCTATCCGAACGTATTGGAAGCGTACGAGGAGCTCGCGAAAGAGGACAAGCTGACCATCCGCTTCCGCAATGCGTTGACAGCGAATCCGGAAAAAGGACCTGAGCAGATCGCAGAATTCGTAAAAATCCGTGAGCGTAATCAAAATCAAAATCCGCTATTCCAGGTCAACGCCGTCAAAATCTTTTTGGATGGAGTCGTAGAAGGCGCCACAGCTTACTTGGAAAAGCCGTATGTCCATAAGGAAACAAACGGAGAATTAATCTGGAAGCCAGAGGTTTACAATCAAACCGCTGCCGCAGTAGACAAGGCAGGCTTCCAATTGCACATCCATTCTATCGGGGATGCTTCTACCCGCATTGCACTGGACGGTATGGAGCTCGCTGAAAAACAAAATGGCAAGCACGATGCTCGCCACTCGCTCGTTCACTTGCAACTGGTCAATGAGTCAGACATCGAGCGCTTCAAAAAGCTGGGTGCAGTCGGAATCGTGCAGCCATTCTGGTTTATGCAGGAAGAGGGCTACTACGATGAGATCGAAGTACCGTACTTGGGTCACGAACGCGCAGAAAAAGAATACCCGATGAAGAGCTTCCTGAAAAAAGGGGTGCATGTAGCTTCTTCGTCTGACTACATCGTAACGCCGGAATTCAATCCACTGCATGGCATTCAACAAGGCATTACCCGGGTCGAGGAAGGTGTAACCGATCCGAGCAAAATTGCCAACCCAGACGAGCGTGCGACGCTTGCAGAAATGATCGCCAGCTTCACGATTGATGGTGCTTACGCCAACCACGTGGATGACATCACAGGCTCGATCGAAGTCGGCAAGAAGGCAGATCTCATCGTGCTCGATAAAAATTTGTTTAAAATTCCAGCCACTCAAATCAAGGATGCGAAAGTCGTGCTGACCTTGGTTGAAGGGAAGGAAGTTTATCGTCAGAAGGAAGCAAAGTAA
- a CDS encoding MarR family winged helix-turn-helix transcriptional regulator: MQSQVNFEELYIQLQRKVSAESHKRLDPLVSGSQAMLLRILDMSGPQKASSIAERMNITPGAVTSLADKLIACGYATRNRDSTDRRVVQLDITDEGREILRKYKIIVRNTIEQFFAGVSDEDKQHLVRIYHQVLKNIDQQREENQDCNS, translated from the coding sequence ATGCAAAGCCAAGTCAATTTTGAAGAACTTTATATACAACTCCAGCGAAAGGTTTCGGCTGAGTCACACAAGCGTTTGGACCCACTCGTATCAGGATCACAAGCGATGCTTTTGCGAATCCTAGATATGAGCGGCCCGCAGAAGGCATCTTCTATTGCAGAACGAATGAATATTACCCCCGGAGCCGTTACGAGTCTCGCTGATAAATTGATTGCTTGCGGCTATGCCACCCGAAATCGTGACAGTACGGATCGCCGCGTCGTCCAACTGGACATAACCGATGAAGGAAGAGAAATCCTGCGGAAATATAAAATCATCGTGAGAAATACCATTGAACAGTTTTTTGCAGGCGTGTCTGATGAAGACAAACAACACTTAGTCCGCATCTATCACCAGGTTCTGAAGAATATAGATCAACAAAGAGAGGAGAATCAAGATTGCAACAGCTGA
- a CDS encoding RNA polymerase sigma factor: protein MQDDREVIAEVLQGNKEAYALIVNKYKGKIASILQRTLHHSHDAEDMVQEVFIKAYYSLPDYKPQYSFSAWLYRIAINRGIDELRKRKRMPSVTEIDVEVKDECPIPEEDYLEKEQRHSLRQQMMTLDKNHRTLLDLHYLQHLSYREIGNKLSLSVDTVRMRLSYARKKLRDQLSKPEKKGGTPL, encoded by the coding sequence ATGCAGGACGATCGAGAGGTCATTGCGGAGGTTCTTCAAGGAAATAAAGAGGCTTATGCTCTGATCGTCAATAAATACAAGGGAAAAATCGCTTCGATTCTCCAGCGTACGCTCCACCATTCTCATGATGCCGAAGACATGGTGCAGGAGGTTTTTATCAAGGCGTACTACAGTCTGCCAGACTATAAACCCCAGTACTCCTTTTCTGCCTGGCTGTATCGAATCGCAATTAATCGCGGGATTGACGAGCTGCGGAAGCGAAAACGGATGCCTTCCGTAACGGAGATAGATGTCGAGGTCAAAGACGAATGTCCGATCCCGGAGGAAGATTATCTGGAAAAAGAACAGCGTCATTCTTTGCGACAGCAGATGATGACACTGGACAAAAACCACAGGACGCTTCTCGATTTACATTATCTCCAGCACCTAAGCTACCGAGAGATCGGCAACAAACTATCTTTGTCCGTAGATACTGTCAGAATGCGCCTCTCCTATGCCAGGAAAAAGCTGCGAGACCAGCTAAGCAAGCCGGAGAAAAAAGGGGGTACCCCGCTTTGA
- a CDS encoding DUF4179 domain-containing protein, translating into MNCLTQRQLIAYMEDRLSPVNKQNIESHLDHCTHCQHQLEQWIDELHQTEETIWEDSLSANMDQKIIQMLSPHPVRVLNPATPSHQPPAWKKRSITIMKRMTIAAAALTIIVTGGMLVSPTFASYVHAAFTNSPIGKADPVAPVSNSFLQELADKGIAQAAKNGFAQSVDVSTTDQGLTFAVHEVMADPLRISIAASLKDKNGKALDSFMSEMVSRSTKEPLIIIKDKQGNILTPSKEKNAQYPNKQWDHSMFVDNGVMILDRELRSYFDDLNKVPDELIVEFNIKQLDSIKGNWKLSVPVDMKKAKAAMKTHEINKAYTTPQGLKLNVKQITFAPSGVEMVIDRALAANENNAYSYELVDDKGKAVAAWDSTAVIHEANKRSNVTRDVKWEHTQSTESGARDFHYFYPIDESQNLTFKLGSVYTEEAAALNAKLDTNRLEKKEVITAEDQGDQFTFKKDQKDPNAVVDFEGYDGHYRVNDDGTTTKLEGYHLAFEATLAPDAAAMGPYQYWTITDETGKKYEDIQYLIDKTEFENDRAIFGGKVFLENLTTLPKQLIISSEKRMVEHKNVEWEVPIYSGK; encoded by the coding sequence TTGAACTGCCTTACGCAAAGACAGCTGATCGCCTACATGGAAGATCGTTTATCACCAGTGAACAAACAAAATATCGAAAGTCATCTCGATCATTGCACACACTGCCAACACCAGCTGGAGCAATGGATCGATGAGCTGCACCAAACAGAAGAAACGATATGGGAAGATTCTCTCTCAGCAAATATGGATCAAAAAATTATTCAGATGCTCTCGCCTCATCCCGTGAGAGTATTGAACCCTGCTACCCCTTCACACCAACCACCTGCGTGGAAAAAAAGGAGTATCACGATCATGAAAAGAATGACAATTGCCGCCGCTGCATTAACCATCATCGTAACGGGAGGAATGCTCGTCTCCCCGACCTTTGCCAGTTATGTCCATGCTGCTTTTACGAACAGCCCAATAGGCAAGGCTGATCCTGTAGCACCTGTAAGCAATAGCTTTTTGCAAGAATTAGCGGACAAAGGAATTGCTCAAGCAGCCAAGAATGGATTCGCGCAGTCCGTTGATGTTAGCACGACCGATCAAGGCCTCACTTTTGCCGTGCATGAAGTGATGGCTGACCCGCTGCGGATTAGCATAGCAGCTTCTTTAAAAGACAAGAACGGAAAGGCATTAGACAGCTTTATGTCGGAAATGGTGAGTAGATCTACCAAAGAGCCACTTATCATCATCAAAGACAAACAAGGAAACATCCTTACACCCTCTAAGGAAAAAAATGCTCAATACCCCAATAAACAATGGGATCATTCCATGTTTGTCGATAATGGTGTTATGATCTTGGATCGCGAGCTACGAAGCTATTTTGATGATCTAAACAAGGTGCCTGACGAGCTGATCGTAGAGTTTAACATCAAGCAACTGGACAGCATCAAGGGGAACTGGAAGCTGTCCGTACCAGTCGATATGAAAAAAGCAAAAGCAGCAATGAAGACCCATGAAATTAACAAAGCCTACACGACCCCGCAAGGACTCAAGCTGAACGTCAAACAAATTACGTTTGCGCCAAGCGGAGTGGAGATGGTCATTGATCGAGCCCTTGCTGCTAACGAGAATAACGCATACAGCTATGAGCTTGTGGACGACAAGGGCAAAGCGGTCGCTGCTTGGGATTCGACTGCGGTTATTCATGAAGCCAACAAAAGAAGTAATGTGACCAGGGATGTGAAATGGGAGCATACCCAATCCACCGAAAGTGGAGCAAGAGACTTCCATTACTTCTATCCCATTGACGAAAGCCAAAATCTCACCTTCAAGCTTGGATCTGTTTATACAGAGGAAGCGGCTGCTTTAAACGCGAAATTGGACACCAATCGCCTCGAGAAGAAAGAAGTCATCACAGCGGAAGACCAGGGAGATCAGTTTACTTTCAAAAAAGATCAAAAGGATCCAAACGCGGTTGTTGATTTTGAAGGCTATGACGGCCATTACCGCGTGAACGACGATGGAACTACCACGAAATTGGAAGGCTACCACCTGGCATTCGAGGCAACTCTCGCTCCAGATGCTGCCGCTATGGGTCCTTACCAATACTGGACCATTACAGACGAGACCGGGAAAAAGTACGAAGACATCCAGTACTTAATCGATAAGACTGAGTTTGAAAATGATCGGGCGATTTTTGGAGGTAAGGTTTTCTTAGAAAACCTCACAACCCTGCCAAAGCAATTGATCATTTCATCCGAGAAACGAATGGTTGAACACAAAAATGTAGAGTGGGAAGTACCAATTTACTCCGGAAAATAA
- a CDS encoding GNAT family N-acetyltransferase yields MMFQTERIYLRKMTGEDVDVYHRWRNDEEVMRTTNPSMDVYTWEDTNGFVNQVILHASSSKSYMIVDSQTHQPIGITSLIQIDLKNRNAECIIDIGEKEYWGKGYGREALKLLLDYAFLEMNLHRVSLRVFSFNERAIKLYERLGFKQEGISRQFLFREGKWHDIVHMGILQQEYIA; encoded by the coding sequence ATGATGTTTCAAACAGAGAGAATTTATTTGAGAAAAATGACGGGGGAGGACGTGGACGTCTACCACAGGTGGAGAAATGACGAAGAAGTCATGCGGACAACGAATCCGTCAATGGACGTCTACACGTGGGAAGATACGAACGGTTTTGTGAACCAGGTCATTCTGCATGCAAGCTCCTCGAAGAGCTATATGATCGTAGACAGCCAAACCCATCAACCGATCGGGATTACCTCTCTCATCCAGATCGACCTGAAAAACCGCAATGCGGAGTGCATCATCGATATTGGGGAGAAAGAGTATTGGGGAAAAGGGTATGGACGAGAAGCGCTGAAGCTGCTGCTGGATTATGCATTCTTGGAAATGAATCTGCATCGGGTATCGCTGCGTGTTTTTTCTTTTAACGAAAGGGCGATCAAGCTGTATGAGAGGCTCGGATTCAAGCAAGAGGGAATCTCGCGGCAGTTTTTGTTTCGAGAGGGGAAATGGCATGATATTGTCCACATGGGAATTTTGCAGCAGGAATATATCGCGTGA
- a CDS encoding TetR/AcrR family transcriptional regulator → MAPKVSDEYKTKKKIELLQAAKRVFITKGYTRATMQDVMDEAGVSRGALYAYFDNLEHLYLELLQFKDQQDAQFFAPVSGERSWQQITKWVNKQQGEIEKIDQTLSKANSEFFLSLKDQQKQQSYPYITTRYEKMVDVLTAFFAHGTATGEFKPQLPPEVIARYFISVIDGLMLDTAHLGPAKTKVPEQMEALLFSLRAMLGPTQ, encoded by the coding sequence ATGGCCCCAAAAGTAAGCGACGAATACAAAACCAAAAAGAAAATCGAACTGCTGCAAGCGGCAAAACGTGTGTTCATCACAAAAGGCTACACACGGGCCACCATGCAAGACGTCATGGACGAGGCTGGCGTATCACGAGGAGCCTTGTACGCCTACTTTGATAACCTGGAGCACCTATATTTGGAGCTGCTGCAATTCAAGGATCAACAGGATGCACAATTTTTCGCGCCTGTTTCTGGTGAAAGGTCTTGGCAGCAAATCACCAAATGGGTGAACAAGCAACAAGGCGAGATCGAGAAAATCGATCAAACACTGTCCAAAGCCAACTCAGAGTTTTTCCTGTCACTGAAGGATCAGCAGAAGCAACAGAGCTATCCATATATCACGACTCGCTATGAAAAAATGGTCGACGTGTTGACAGCTTTCTTCGCGCATGGGACAGCGACAGGTGAGTTTAAGCCACAGCTACCACCTGAGGTGATCGCTCGCTATTTCATCTCGGTTATCGATGGATTGATGCTGGATACCGCGCATTTGGGCCCAGCCAAAACGAAGGTGCCCGAGCAGATGGAAGCATTGTTGTTTTCATTGAGAGCGATGCTGGGACCGACTCAATAA